A region of the Thermoanaerobaculum aquaticum genome:
CACCCCCCGCAGCCGCGCCGCTTCCCGCCGCGCCACCTCGCCGGCGTAGCAAACCCGCAGCGTGCGCCCCTCGGCCAGCTCCCCACTCACCGCGCGGCCAATGAGCGGCGTAAAGTCGGCCCGCACCCCCCAGACCCTGCCCTCGCCGTCCAGAAAGCGGAACCCCCCGTCTTCCTCGCCGTTAACCGGGTACACCAGGGGGAGCAGCACCGGCCGAAAGCCGCGCTCCACCAGCCACCGCATCCCCAGGTACTGAGCCTCATAGAGGCGCGCGCCTTCCGCCGGCAAAGCGTGGAGCGTCATCATTTCTCTTCCTCAAGCCCCAAAGCGGAAGCCATCGCCTGCACCGGTGGGGCCACGCCGTTCATCGCCGCGAACTGCGAAACTCCTTGAAAGAGCAGCACTTCCTTCCCCGAAACGTAATCCCAGCCGCGCTCAAGCGAAAGCTTCTGCAAAAACGTCGGGCTTTCCCCGTAAGGCATGTCCACCACCACGCACCCTGCAGGCAACGCCAGCCTTGACAAAAGCTCGTCCTCCTCACCCTCGGCCCCGGCCGGTGTGGCGTTAATGAACGCCTGCACATCCGAAAGCCTTTCGGGCTCCACCACCTGGGCTCCAAACTCCCGGGCCAGGGAAGCTGCCTTGGCCGCGTTACGGGCCACCAGGAAAAGCGAGCTCCCCGCTAGCTGCAAAGCCACCAGCGCCGCCCGGGCCGCCCCTCCGCTGCCCAGCACCGCCACCCGTGCCCCCGAAAGCGAAAGCCCCGCCTCCAAAAGCACCCGGGTCACCCCATCCACGTCGGTGAGATCGCCCATCACCTTGCCCGGGCGCGGCAACACCGTGTTCACCGCCCCCGCCCGCTTGGCCCGCGGCGCCAGCACGTCGCACAAAAGCGCCGCTTTTTCCTTCCAGGGCATGGTCACAGCAAACCCGCCGGCCACAAGCCCCACGGCATCCAGCGGTCCAGAGCCAGCCGGCTGCAGCAGGGCGGCAAGCTCCCGCTCGTCGGTCACCGTCAGCGGCACGAAGGCGTAAGGCAAGCCCAGCGCACGAAAAGCCGCGGCGTGCATGCGTGGCGAAAGCGAACGGTGGGCCGCCGACCCAATCACCCCGTACACCCGCCGGGGGCGATCGTTCAGGTGCCCCACCAGCGCTTGCAGCTCCTCCACCGAAAGCTGACCCGGGGCTAGCCGCTGGCCATCGTCCCACGCGGCGTAGGCCACCGGCGCGGCCAGAAACGGCGTCAAAAGGCGGGTGGCAACCCCTGCTTCCCCTTGCGCAAAAACGATCCCCCGCTTATGGCCGTTGCTCCCCCGGGCAAGCGCCTGGGCCAGGCGCAACACCACCACCACATCCGCCCATGAACGAGCGGTGGGCACCACCTTCACGAACCGCGTCCCCACCGACAAAAGGCGCGCCATACGCTCTTCCAGATCGGCCGGCGTGTGGTCGAAGTGCTGGGAGAGGATGGCCTTTTCTTTGGGGATGACCGACCCCAAAAGCTCCACATCGCGCTCCGCTTCCAGATCGTAAAAAGCCGCACCGCAGGCGGCCGCTTCGCGGTAAAACGCCTGCCGACTAGCGGCATCCTCCGGCCCTTGGCCACCTTCAGCTTTGGAGCGCAGCGTCAGGATCACCGGCAGCCGCGAAGCACGCACCAGCTCGCTTACCGGATAGGAAGGCGATAGCAGATCGGCGCGCACCTCCACCAACGTGGCGCCCGCCGGCGGATGGGAGATGGTTTCCTTGGGATCCCCTGGCCCGAGCTTTCCAAACGTTGCAACGATCTCCATAAAACTAACCTCCCCGCCGCTGCCGGCGGGGAGGTGGTTGTGTTCTTCCCAAGGTCCCCGCTCGGCCACGCGGCGCGAGCGGGGTTTTCCGCCCTAACGCCGCTCTGGCGTGTGGAACCAGTACCAATGGCCGTAGGTGCGGTAACCCATCGCGTTCATCACGCCACGACTGTACCCCGCCACCCGCAACCCTGTCAAGGCCCTTCCCTTCGCCCGTCTCCTCCGGCCCAGCTCGGCCGCAACCGACACCCTTGCCCCGCGATGCACTCCCA
Encoded here:
- a CDS encoding type I 3-dehydroquinate dehydratase produces the protein MEIVATFGKLGPGDPKETISHPPAGATLVEVRADLLSPSYPVSELVRASRLPVILTLRSKAEGGQGPEDAASRQAFYREAAACGAAFYDLEAERDVELLGSVIPKEKAILSQHFDHTPADLEERMARLLSVGTRFVKVVPTARSWADVVVVLRLAQALARGSNGHKRGIVFAQGEAGVATRLLTPFLAAPVAYAAWDDGQRLAPGQLSVEELQALVGHLNDRPRRVYGVIGSAAHRSLSPRMHAAAFRALGLPYAFVPLTVTDERELAALLQPAGSGPLDAVGLVAGGFAVTMPWKEKAALLCDVLAPRAKRAGAVNTVLPRPGKVMGDLTDVDGVTRVLLEAGLSLSGARVAVLGSGGAARAALVALQLAGSSLFLVARNAAKAASLAREFGAQVVEPERLSDVQAFINATPAGAEGEEDELLSRLALPAGCVVVDMPYGESPTFLQKLSLERGWDYVSGKEVLLFQGVSQFAAMNGVAPPVQAMASALGLEEEK